The region AAGCTTGGTGAGAGAACGTTATGGGTTGACTGTGACGTTATACAGGCTGATGGTGGAACAAGGGTTGCATCAATAACTGGAGCTTTTATAGCTGTTGCTGATGCAATGATAAAACTTACAGAATCTGGGAAGGTGAGACAGAATCCATTAAAAGATTATGTTGCAGCAATAAGCACAGGAATAGTTGGAAATGAGGTTGTTCTTGATCTTAACTTTAAAGAGGACTCATCTGCCAAGGTTGATATGAATCTTGTTATGACTGGAAGTGGTAATTTTGTTGAGGTTCAGGCAACAGGCGAGGAGTACTCCTTCACACAGCAGGAGTTTGATAAGATGCTTGAGTATGGAAAGTTAGGTATAAACAAGCTTATACATATACAGAAGAAGTTTATAGAAGGGATGCCTTCTATAGGCCACTGGAAAAGGCTGAGTATTAAAGAGTTCAGTTAT is a window of Persephonella marina EX-H1 DNA encoding:
- the rph gene encoding ribonuclease PH — translated: MRPDGRKPTQLRPVKIIRDFNIYAEGSVLIEMGNTKVIITASIEEKVPPFLRGTGQGWITAEYAMLPRSTESRSIREVVRGAPSGRTQEIQRLIGRSLRGVVDLKKLGERTLWVDCDVIQADGGTRVASITGAFIAVADAMIKLTESGKVRQNPLKDYVAAISTGIVGNEVVLDLNFKEDSSAKVDMNLVMTGSGNFVEVQATGEEYSFTQQEFDKMLEYGKLGINKLIHIQKKFIEGMPSIGHWKRLSIKEFSYTDTGGN